One Candidatus Nitrotoga arctica genomic window, TCAATCTTCGGATAATGAACATTGGGCCACACGGGCTCTTCCATCTTGAGCCAAGCTTCGTAGGATTTGAGCCGGAACTCCAGCAACCACTCCGGTTCTTTTTTCTTGGCCGAAATCATCCGGATGGTATCTGCATTCAATCCCTTCGGCGCAACATCAGACTCGATGCTAGTGACGAAACCATGTTTATAAGGTTGGTTGACGAGGTTTTGCAGCGTTGCACTCATTGTGTTACCTCCGAGAAATCATCAAGATCGAAGAAAAAGGCTTGTCCATGGGTTACATGAGGCAATTAAATGGTTATACCGTTACTATGAATTTTGAACTATGGATTTTGCCGCCTCCCCTGTCAGGTTGAAGCTCTCACCACAGCCGCACATGCTGCCGACATTGGGATTGTCAAATTTAAACATCTGCTTAAGCCCTTCGGTCACAAAATCTAAACGCGAGCCGTTAATGTAGGACAGGGTATTGTCATTAAAGACAACCTTGGCGTTATGCGCTTCGAACATATGATCTCCCGCAAGCACTTCATCAGCATAGTCATAGGTATAAGCATAGCCGGAGCAGCCCACTTTTTTGACGCCGACGCGAAGAGCAAGGCCTTTCCCACGCTTTGCGAGTTGAGTTTGGATCTGTTTTGCTGCACTTTCAGTTAATGTAATCGCCATTATTTAACTCCTAATAGTAGCCGAATAGAACATCGAGCAAAGGCCAAGGAAAATCTCTAAGCCAATCTCCCTTATAATTTTAGATCTAGATCACATCGGAACAAGCGCTGGCTTAGCCATACTTTTGTTAATGCTTACCGTCTTAACTTCGGACTTGAGTTTAG contains:
- a CDS encoding HesB/IscA family protein, which translates into the protein MAITLTESAAKQIQTQLAKRGKGLALRVGVKKVGCSGYAYTYDYADEVLAGDHMFEAHNAKVVFNDNTLSYINGSRLDFVTEGLKQMFKFDNPNVGSMCGCGESFNLTGEAAKSIVQNS